Genomic DNA from Perca flavescens isolate YP-PL-M2 chromosome 23, PFLA_1.0, whole genome shotgun sequence:
CGAATGATAACATGTATGTCAATGCAGCTGTGCAGCTATAAAACTATAGGCCACAGTAAGGGCTAGAGGCGACACTACAGCAGCTTTGTTATGTTAATGCAGTAGAgtccacttctgtctacaaacTGTTCTCTCCTGCACAGAATTGTTACAAATTCCACTTCCCACTCATTGTTTGCATTGTTTGTTATTCGAGCAAGAAGTATATGGAAATTGGCCTGAAGGATTTCAGAGGTTGGCAAATTGCATCTCCAATCAATGCCAGGACTCTGCAAAAATCTATGTAAGCCTTGTGTGcaaaatcatgtttttataGATTGGAGCAAAAGCGCTTACAAACGAACCAGACAAAGCAAAGTAAGAGTCATTATTTCTTTGCATTGTAAATATTTCTTCCGGGCAGAGATGGCAACGCCATACAAATGAAGGCACGGCGACAGCAGTGGGAAATTAATTAGCAGAAGAAAGTGAGGGGGAAACAaatagtgtggctttatttttctgttgtttttaaatgagacTCCAAAGACATCTCCCCTGCTGTTATGATGAAGTTGTGGGGATTATGTTATTAAATCCCTGACATCAGTCCTTTCTCTGTGTTCCTGACATCATCTTAGGGAACCTTATGTAGCCTCAGTGGACGtacaagcatgcacacatacccaaacacacagacatgtggaGAGGCCCAGGCCTGTCCAATGTGAGGCGGAGGATAGAGAAAGGATTAAGCAATACGTTGCCCCTGGATGAAAGGTATAAGCTAAACTAAGGCAGTGACCCTGAGCCAATGGCTCTCTTTCAAAAAAGGCACTAATCTTTGGTTAAATATTATTATTGGTGTGAAATGAGTCTCTAAAATACGGCAGTTGAAAATACTTTGCTGCTTTTTCCActtaaattatttgtttttttgtttgtttgttttttcaccaATAACATAATTATTGGATGAAAGCTTTGGAGAGCTGCTTATGCCAAAGTTCAGTTCCTTCAAGTGTGACTTTGCCCTAGAAAGGTATTTGTATTTTGATTCCGAATACAGAAACTTTATAACAAGAAGGAAATTACAACATTTTTACCATTAATTTAATATGGATTatgcaaaaatattgtgatgATTAAAGGGGCATTCTAAAGCTTTTTATCCAGTGTTTTTTGTGATATCTGTGTTAGATTCTGTCTTATTCTATTAAAAAAGGATACAGCACTGTTCGGAGTTAGGTTCTTGTTTGGAATGACAGAAATATCCCTCATCAATACATAACATGGTTTGAAAATAAATTAGATGCACTTGCTGTATCGTGCTCTCAATTTATGCAGTTCCTGAAGTGTTCCCTTCCAACCTGTAAGCTGCATTTTTCGTTGAGAAAATTACAaggtattatttttatttattccttgTCTGTTTCTGAGGCTTGCTTTCCCTAAAGAGCTCATTAGCAATGGCCGTACTTTATAATAGCACAGTAGTCATAGTCATTTGTGAAATGATATATAATGGAATTCAAGGAGAAATCTGTGACATTTACTCACTTTGTCAGACATTTGGGCATTGGAAATAAGGCTAGAGAGGTTTTAGCACTCTCTTGCTATATGAATATATCCGCACACaaaccatgcacacacacacacacacacacacacacacacacacacacacacacacacacacacacacacacacacacacacacacacacacacacacacaaacgagGTCTAAAAGTCGTACTCTTCATTGCTTGTGCAATGGGAGAGGTATAAAAACACTTCCTAATTAACCAGAATCCCAAATTCCCAGCATTAATAAAGGTAATCTATAAAACAAAATTCTCCACTTTAGACACCAACAAAAGACAAGACGCACTGAGCCCTGACCAGCTAGTGTCTGAAGGCTACTGCTTTGATAGTTGTGACTAATTAATGAACAGCTGAGTCACCACATTAGAATGACCCCAACACATATACTCCACTAATACATTCATCCCTCCATCCGTTCTATTTCTAATGTTACACCTGTTCCACTCAGGCTAGTTACTGCTAGTTTAAAGGGGGAGATTTCGTCAGGGAATAGTGACActgttttgatttgattggtTAAATTGTCAATTAGACTGTTTGGATAAAAATCTTATAACAAATTCTGCGTTCtcttttttgttctgttttttatgTGAAGGAGGGGTGTCCACCACCTCCACTACTGAATACAAATGTAGAAATAAAAGAAGCAGAAGCTTTCTTAAGAGACTAAATAGAGACAAATGATGTTCTGACTCAGGATAATTCCCTCAGCTGTAAATCTGAATACGCTCTTGAAGGACAAACCCAAGAGCACAGCTGCCTCAGGCACAGAAATTCGGAGTTTGTGTGAATGTGGGTGTGTTTGCTGGAAGGAGAAAGGGGACTTGGTTCCTTTCTCATCATGCTAGCTGGCACACCTTTCCTGACTCAGATTGATTGGCTTGGATTGGATCAAAACATGTCCGCTCGAAAACATCAATCTGAAGCACTGCTAAGCAATAAAATCTCCAGCATCTTCGCTGCACTGGCACAGAACCATATGATTTAGTTTTCCCTCAGGTTGACTGACTCTGCAGAGAGTGCGCCCACTCAATTGGTATAGCTAACTATTCAAAGAGAGCCTGTGAAGTGGTGGAAGAGGGGAAACAAATGTTTTAACCCATGCTAATGACCACATATTACATCAACAGTGTTTGGCGAAACAGGAGAGCTGCAGCATTGTCAATTGACGTGTTCAACCAGGGGACAATTTCCAACGTGTTAGCATTGTGACAATTCTGttaagtgtaagtgtgtgtaaatgtagaGGTAAGGTTTAAAGGACATTCACCTCGTTGAACGTTTTAGGAACTATGctgatttgctttttttttaataagagtaagatgagaagatcgCTAACACTTTAATGTTATGTGCAGGACTATTTCTTAGCCAAGCACAGTCACTCCCCTGGTTGCCCAGCAACCTCAAAGTGACGACAAGTCTCCAAGAAATAGGCGGCTATCATATCTAACTCTTGACAAGTAAGCAAATAAGCTCACAAAATAATGTCaaacctttaaaaacaatgtcaaCAACAGCTGACACATCAGGTAAGGTACGTGTATACTGTAGGTGGGGAGGTATACTGAGTGGCTTATTAGGAGAATGAATGACGCTTCGCTGGCAGGTGATGATCAGGTGAGGAATGGTGGGAATAGGAGCTGAGGACAACTACTGTACATGCTGGGTAAGTAATGGCCCGGTCTGGAATGACAGGAAATGACACAAGTGTGCAGAATGGATGCAAAAATAAACTAAGATGGTGCTGTTACCATGACAAGCATCTAACTGCTATGCTCACAAGCACATGAGAACAAAATGTGTATTGTGGttgtgtatttctttttctttccagcAAATATTTTAGTTTCAcctataataatacaataagaAATTGGTATAAAAAGTTTTTTGGCGAGCATTGACATCAGTGTTCGACACGACTACAAGTGACTCAGCAGGCAATGTGGAAATGATGCCATCTTGTGTATAGCCAGCCTTCAGGTGAGAGATGCTAATATGCATAGGTAACCACTTTCAATGTTCCCATTATTGGATTTATATCCATTCTGTGAACACGAGCCTTTGGAGAGTGGGTGTGCACTGTGTCAAATCCACGTGTGTACGGACTAATAAATGGACCTGCTGAGGACAGTTACATTGTCCCCTTGTTGCCTCTCTCAGCGAGATAGTCCTGTTAAAAGCCTCAGAGGAGGATAAGTGGCAGGGTCATTTGTTACAGACAGCTTTATAGACTGCTGTGAGAACACTTAAAGTTGACTTAGTCCATGACATCGCctactttttaaataatgttcCCTGACTAACTGGAAAGATTGCAGCTGAATTCTGAATAAAGGCAAATAGTACATTGTAATGGTTTTAGCAGGCTAGTAAGCTGCATTTTAGAAATCCTGCTGCAGTTGTAAAGAGAAGATGCACCAAAGACAATCTGTACACAAATTTGCTCTGCGGATGTTGACTAATCCACCATTTGATCTAATATTTTGCACATACTATACAAAGCTAGTAAAAGTATTCATTGTCTGATCTACAGTACGCAGCGCTCGATATGTATGTATCTCCAGGAGCTCGCAAAAAGAGCCTCTCCATTAGAGATCAATAGTTTCTTTATCACACTATTATTAGTTATGCATCATTATAAGCATTAAGCGAAAGGTTATCTAAGGTGACTTCAAGCAGGTAAGAGCTCAGTGTCTTGCTGAAGGACACTGACAAATTCAACGACCACTGCAGGAAATGAACCTGTGACTTTTTGGTTATGGCAGCATGTCTCGAACCACTAGGCACTCCTGTTGGTCAGTATAAAGCCCTTAGCTGATCCTCTGTAGAGCATTACTTGACCTGGCTGTTTGGAGAAAGGACAGACGTAAGCTTAAAATATCTCCCAGGCTTGACACAGCACTGCTCCAGCTGCACTCTGTAATTACCAGCAGTGCAATCAGCAGACTCGTTAATTTCCCCTGACTGACAGCCGCTGACGGCTCAATTGCAGAAAATGCACTGGTACGACTTCATAAGTAAATGGAACTGATGTCCTGAAGCATTCTTCAGCCTGGAAGGCTGCACTCAGAAAAGTGCATATTATTATGAACACATGAAGACATACAGTTACGGATAATGTTCTGTTCTTTGTGGCAGCCGTTAAAATACACGTTCCTAACAGATGATATCTTTGACGTGCTGAATTATAACGACAAAGCAAAAAATAGGTTATATGAATTACTCTTCCTGCCCCTTAAGAATATCACATGTACAGCTACACACTCTCCCTGCAAAGTCCTAATCTTATACAAAATGTTCAGGGTGCCATGAGAGGGCCAGCACACATTGGGAACACTTTCTGGTTCTGCAGAAGTATTGATTTAAATGTAAACCAAGTGTGAAGTTGTCCAGAATAGACATTCCGGCAAAGTAATTGGGGCTGAGTGAGCCAGCAGAATTGGCCCAGATAAATAGGTCACTTAATAGGTTGTTTATGGCGGCGATTTTACATGATGCATGAGAGAACAGGCAGCGAGGGGGTCCAGCTTAATCCGCGGTGTGGCACAGGTGAAACAGCTAAAATAGAGAATGAGAGAAAAACACTCAAGTGGAATCATTTATTTCTAAATATATAATGTGCATATTTTTGGCAGAACCTGGCTGTATGCAGCGTGGGCGCAGCTTTAGAAATGTTTTAGAATCATGAATGAAGGCTACAGCATCACTCACTTTGTGgttatttctctttttcactGTGCTGTAATAATTCCCTCGCACTGCTGAGCAATCTAGgttattcatttcttttttctcctgCTTCACTTTGACCTGATGTCAGAGTGCTCTTCTGAGGCCTTTCACTGCAGCTATTTTGTGTCCTTCCTCGTACACAGTTGAGATCCAAAATGAAAAGGATGCAGCCTGTGGCAAATGAATGAGAAGGTCAGTGAGGTGCGAGCAGAGAGGAGAGCACAACATTAATACATGCAATGTAATTTTGCATTGCTTTAagctaaacatcagcatataacatgctcacagtgacaCTGCCAACATGCCAATGTTGAGCAAGTATAATGTTGACCATCTTCACTgttttagtttagtgtgttagcatgcacTTGCATTTGATAATTAGCAGTAAACACAAAGAATGGCTGAGGTTGATGTTGGGCATTGCTTTGCAGGTATTTGTAACCAAGATATTGGACAAATGGAAACTTCTAATTGATGATGGAGCTAGAGGAAAAGTTAAAGGAGTTACAAGTTATTGCAATTCATCGGGAAATAAACATTTGTGAAGCATTTCATGGAAATCCACCCAATAGACAGACACAACACAGTGGCTGATGAGGGAATGAGATGCATGTGAGGAGGTGGGCGGGGAAGGCCAGGCAACTGCAAAGCAGATGAGGGAAGCGGGAACATGTAACAGGTGAGTAGATGGATGGGGCAGTCAGGTGATGGGAAAAGGAGGGAAAGTCTGAGGGCATctggtggatggatggaaaatgacaataaagaagGGAGGTATCAGAAATGTTTTTCCCTCCATTGCTTCGCTGCATTCATTCTTTCATACCATTTTCATTTTGCATAGAACAAGACACAGAATAACCTGTAATAATaaatctttgtttgttttatggcACCATTGTGGCCATTACTATCGGGAAATACgcttttttgctttcttgctgagagttagacgaaaagattgataccacttattttcttttaacatcCCACACGCACCCACTGATTATATCCAAAACAGCAACCAGCATCATGAGCAATGCTATATTGTGATTCTAGACCtatgtcttttgtgtgtgtgtgtgtgtgtgtgtgtgtgtgtgtgtgtgtccatggaAATGAACACTGCAGATGATGAACCAACCACATCATTGCGTTCATCATTGCGAGCCACAGAGGTGACATTTACACCATGACAGGAAATGTGATGAGCTATCAATCTCTCATGCATATACAtgtgcacacactcacatgctaTGAATAACTGTGATGTACTCAGCTGTCGGCCATGTTTGACGCAGGCTACACATTACTAGTGCAGCTGAAGAAAACTTGATCACCTTGTGTAAATCAGGACTGTTTTCCATCTATTCAACAGGCGCGTACATCTATTTTGTTTCGGAGAGGCTCCTCAGTAAAACAGATGCTAATGAAATGAAACCATTTGAACGGCACTCCAAAAACACTATGAATCCattataaaagagaaaatacattACAGGTGATTCATCACCTGATAAATGATGAATGTAAAGGACCCAGCCTGTTAGAGCTATCATTTTGTAAACTAAGACTGAGGTTTCCTCCCAAGGTGATTTGTTTTTTGGGATTCATTTAAGAAACGTTGTGTAAGGAATCGCTTTGATGGGGTAGTAGTCATTGATTTGggatacatatttattttttttaaatcaatttgtCAGATCTATGTTTTAAGGTTAAGTCACACTCCTTAAGTCGCACTTCTGCTACACACTAGGACACATGATTAGGACTCATTCGGCTTCCACTCATTTCTGTGAGAAACTCCACGGAGAAAATCACAGGGAGATACAACCACTATAACGACTAACCATTACAGTAAGTAACTCTCCTGAAGCTCTGCAGTAAAATGATGATTTGTGCCTCATTTGATTGCATTTTACTAATACGCCCcactaaatgaaaaatgtattgaaGTGAACTTTAAAGATTTTACAGGGGTTGTTTCCTTTCAATGTTGAGAGTAAATCCATAAAATTGTACTTCAATATTTTTAcatcaacaaagaaaaacattaatgtaattaattaataatctagaATGTAAAAGATGTCGTCgaaatgaaaaacacagacaatgaACTAGATTCTGCAGATTCCATTAGTTTTATGGAGCTtgttagcatctttcagctaattgttttggttttacagccttATTGTTTTAATAAACTCACAcctgcagctgttttcagaggaAAAGCCCACTCTATGCTACCTGCCCAGCATTAAATAATTGGCAGACAACATTAGCAACTAGCTGTTGAACAtagcatttagcagctgaaGAGTCAGATATTTTTCTCACGTCTCCAAATGAAAGCTAATGTTCcatgtctgctggatgtttAAATCGATTATGGTTAGCTAACACATTCACCATATCGACTGTAGAAGGTGTGACAGAGTTATGCTTGTTAAGCACGTACACAAATTCGTGATTATTGAACTGTTCATtcatgaaaaacatttaaagtgtaaaatgttctttcttctttttagaACCATACTGACCATTAAACACAGATCTCACTTCCGGTGTCATGGCGGCGTGAAGAAGTCTTATCTCATCTCCTCCgtattctttctctttttcccgGTAATTTTACCACGCCACTCTACTCGCCGATGTTCAGATAGACCACGAAGTCGCTTGAGTGTAACTTTCGGGCCTCATCTATTAACAAAATGAGCGCAAAACCGTCTACCAGAACCAACAAAACTACGTCTCACGCCGCACCAGCGCTAgccaaggctagcagcagcagcagcaacaatgaTGCTAACGACAGCGCTGTCGATCACTGTGATCACCTGAGGAGCCTCCTGGGTGACATCCGCTCTGATGTCGCGTCAATGAAGGAAGAAATCCTGACGGAACTGCGCAACTCACTAACTGCCTTGAATGCTGCTGTCTCTTCCAACGGTCAGAGAATTCAGGATATAGAAGACGGCCTATCCACTGTTGATAGAAAAGTTGGTCAACTAGAATCTGACTACTCCACGCTAAAGACTCAACCTGAAGGGAGCCAACCCACAACCTTTATGGAGGCCTTCTTAGTTGAGATCTTTGGTGCCGAGCGCTTTCCTCGCAGACCATTAAACGCAGATCTACAAAAAGCATTActcacattttcaaaataataacaatagttTTTAGATTGATTTACTATTTTAAGAGGATGCTTATAAGAAGGTCCCTTATCAAATGCCTACTtaagtaaataaaatgaaacataTACATATCCTCATGCACCTCCAACAGGCCCGTATTTGGAGAGCAGTGATCTTTATACAATCCTGTAGATGGATTTCCTACCTTCCAGGCAGCCATtagtttccattcatttcaatAAATGAACTCGCAGAGACTGATACTTTCTTGAGGTAGGAAATCAATCACAGCAAAGGTCTTAATTTTGTTTGTAATGTAATTATATATTCCCATGGTTGCAGGTACAATTTTCTGTTTCTTGCTGCATTCAAGTGCTTGTGGGTAACTGACAGACAGCTGCACtgagccaaaaaaaacaacaactcttaAATATCACTTGAACTCACTGAGAAGTAAGGTTATAACTGCATTTCACATCACTGACATAATAGATGACTAAATATTCACTCGCAAAATTATCTCACCAAATTTAGAGTCTCTGCAAGaacaaaaggaaaaatgcaAGGACCAACTGAGTACCCTTTACAGCATTATGCAACTGTCAGCGTAACACTGATGCGTGATTGTCAAGCATCCAAAATGAGATTCCCTCTCAGCTTCCAAAATGAATAGATAATTACTGCGTCATTCATCTTTTTGCAGGTTTTGTGATGTGTTTTAGCTCATCCCACATCCCCAACAGTCTGTGAGTCAGTGTGGCCCAATACTATGTTACGCAGCACCaagctgctctctctttctttttctggtGTTGATTCAGGCCCTcctaagtatttttacattttgaacacTGCCACAAAAGACACAGGAAAATCTATCCGTCATGTCCCTCACAATACAGTTCATTATGGATGGGGCACTGAACCACTACAAAAGCAACAATTCCTTTAAAGGGTCAGCTTTACAGTGTTTCCTGAGAAACCAATTTCAGAACATAATTAATCTTCTGGGAGAGATGTTTTGTGCTGTTTGGTAAAGGTGGAACTCCATCTTAACTGTTGTGGAAAGTAATTGAGAATGGATGAGTACTGGCCTTTCAGTTCATCGTACCTCTAACACATTTAAGGACAGATAACCAAAGCATAGTGTCCTTGGCAGAATAAATAAGTTACAAAACATAACTCAGGCAACACGGAGATGGAGATTTAAACTGGAGTCTTGTACACATCAAATAGTCTAATTGTTTAAAGGTTTCGTGATTCAACAGAAGTTCAAAATGTGTAAAAGGAAAATTCAAATATACACATGATATATTACAGAATATCCACAAAAACATTATGCTAACCTGCACACGTACACAAGATTTTACATCCCAGTACTGAATTAAAACCCCAGTTGAGATTGATATTTTTATGGAGCGCCTTCCTTGCCAGGTATGCCAATGACTTCCTGGAAGCCGGTAGCATTCTAACGCGAGTGAGGGGAAGAAATGTCTCTTAAAGTCAAATGGGAAGGGATAAATATGAAGTGGAGTTGCAAGTGTGTTCTCCAGATGGTGTACTTTTTTGGTTCATATTGACAATGTCTGTACTGGTAATTGCTGCAATATCTGTGTGGGTGAGCACTAAAAATTGATCAGTATCACTTTAATTCAGCATAGCAACAGAGGCAGTTAACCAGCAGTGGACTGACATTGTTGTTAGCCGCTATGTTGTACCATCTGTGATTTGAGTGCTCATATTACCTCGGGTCATGATTTAAATCACTGCGTAATGTAACCGTAACGGTGTGCTGAGGTCACAGGACTACCCGTAGCTTTGAGTTAAAAGTCGGGTAATTTGCCATCACAGCAACTGGACCCATGAGATAGAGACAGCTAATACTAGCTAgaccctttttcttttctttttgattttctttttttgatttctttatttaaaaaggacaacgcacattaatcaacatgaatacagagtccaacatgtgaatgtgccagatttagccatgcaggctaattttcatctgcagtcaaTCTAGCAGGTTGATGGCTTAAAACAAAAGATAAACTACAACAATACAACACATTAACATAAAACAAGAACACATAGGCACATAGCCGTTTCAACAAATATGTCCCAAAAAGTTTTTATCCTCTTCGGAAAGCAGTTTTAGTTTATATTTCCTTACACAAAAAGTGAGGAAAATACaaatttcactttgactttaaagTGATGAACTAAAGAGATTAACTGTTTTCCGTTCATAGGTTACTGTACAGAAGGAGTCCTTTTCAGTCTCGTAAGTGTACAAATTTAGGGATTTGGCCTTCAGGTGCAGAGCAGCACACATAAGTAGGGAAGATTAATGTCACTGTCCTGGCTTGTTTGACAAACACTCTAATCTCTGGATATTCTCTCATCCTCCCACTGATCATTTACCAACACTGCTGAGATGCAGAGtaagtgctgctgctgttgctgccgcTGCTGTGTGTATCTGCCAGTGCAGATTTGTATAGTGTACATTTGGAGGGCATCTCTGATGGCTTTACACATTAAAAACATCTCTCAAGTTGGGCTTTATGTTGTTATTAAGAGCTAAAAATGTGCCTTAGTTCATGGACTTAATATAACTTTCACAAATATACAGATAGTAGCAGATTCAGTTGTTTCCTGTTCTAAATAAGAAGCTCTTTGAGGGGCTTGTAATGGCCATGTGGTCAGCCAAATGCAACCATAAAGATCAGACAGGGCACACAAAAAGTTGTATGTACCCCTGTGTGTATATGAGACACGTTGCCAAACAGACAGCAGGACCAAGAGTGAGAGTGTATGATGAGGAAGCGTGAAGAGTGAGCAAAGGGAATGTGCACCTATTCATCTCCTCGCTTGGAGCAGGCAGGTACAGAAGTATGGCAGCCTTACAAGGTCAATATTTTACTTTGGCTTGTGCTCGCTAATTAAATTACAGGCAAAGTGCCCCAGGAGAGCAAACACAGAGAGCTCTGCAAGCCAAACAATTTGTAGCATGAGCTGTGGTGTTAAGTCATTGCAACATGGCCGATTTGAAGACATTTCAACATGTTACGGGAGATCAGGGGTATACTAAGGCACAGCAGAGCAGCTGGGTTAGAATTTGAGATAAgaggttttttttgtgaaaagcTCTTCCTGTCCAAATTGAAATAGTAAAATGGACCAGGGAAGTTCACAAACCTTGAGATGGCTTAATCAGAAtcatcagctttattggccaggtttgcgtaaacaaacaaggaatttgactctggtaatttttgctctcaaagtacaacactcatttaacatataaagaataaaaacagaaataacagtaagaaatattaaaaaaaaatactgttaagtgtacagtataacaatacaatagaatttgcaattttccaaaaaatatacaaaagagagggaaggaatagtgcaatatcagtcagtatagtctgagattttAGGATTTAGATATGAATACAGTGCAAGGCAGATCAGTGCAATGTGGAAATACTTGTCTCGTGGCTGTGTTTGGCATCTGATCCAACCTTGACCAACCAAGTGGCTcatgcaacatacagtatagccTATGCATGTCAACACACGTTTGTCTTCAGAGGGAATATCAAGCTTCAGACAAGAGCTGTTGATGAGCATGACTGATGTAAAATAGTCTCCTTTGTTTATAGCAGGGCCTGTGGGCCAGGGACATAAAGCAGTGACAGCCTGTCAGCCTAATTGTCACTAATAAGAGCAGCGGTGTCACAAATCCACTCACTGTAGAATAGTTGCAGTTTGAATCCCAGAACCAGTTTGGATTTCTATTTCATCTGTGAAACACATATCAAAAAACAACAGCATACTtatgcaattatttctgagcCACAGGGCAAATGCCTGCTGAAATATAAAGTGAATCTTCtttgagatagagagagagagagagagagagagagagagagagagagagagagagagagagagagagagagaagcaccAGGTTAGAATAAAGCAGCTTTGCCATTGGCTGAGCGCACCAGGAAGTCCAGCCACTGTTGCTGTCATCTGACTGTGACGCAGGCGCTTCCCGAAAGTCAACAGCAACAAGGAGAAAAACTCAACATGGCTCCCAAACTTGAACTTCCAAACGCTGCAGCGATCGTCGGGCTGACATTCCTGTCTCTGATCCCCCCGGCGGAGGCTTACGATGCGGGCGATGCATTAGCCCTGCTGCTGGGCACCATCGTGACCGGGGTGGGTTTCTGTGCCTTCCTCGGCTGGTACGCACGGAAGCGGAACGGACAGCAGTGAGAG
This window encodes:
- the LOC114550325 gene encoding small integral membrane protein 30, which translates into the protein MAPKLELPNAAAIVGLTFLSLIPPAEAYDAGDALALLLGTIVTGVGFCAFLGWYARKRNGQQ